The following coding sequences are from one Eriocheir sinensis breed Jianghai 21 chromosome 13, ASM2467909v1, whole genome shotgun sequence window:
- the LOC126997796 gene encoding piggyBac transposable element-derived protein 4-like, whose protein sequence is MARNPKDILDTTSKIKAVLDGDISHSECDKEEISSTDTDSLESEYLPSADEIEILIAEKGEDEEFFRDLSQSSTADDTATEAGEPSGSQSAVEAFGKFKKRKRAAARSTSRPKRAKAVLPSPATTPVPVLHSTPLPTGDTVDAGEEADVDDVENKSGYKAPRLPRRRLYATPHKDAGRVSSSDDDDLPPRIIFPPRRRVILGDEPPSISGVPRQESRSRSPLSPSQPPATPASLSSTTPPPSSQDVPPPTSSAAPPAPTTVHDRGGDDAGLVCTATNRYNGYRKGGKVDHPRSLYNGFAPVTPDELYVFLAIVILMGTIKKNSIHKYWSTDPLTATPGFNRVMGRNRFQAILGNLHFIDSLLSHTCNQDKPKADKDPMERIRPVSDYLREKIQQGFNPHQKLVIDESLCLWRGNIGICQYIPSKRHRYGLKTFVMCDCKSGYVQDVLLYMGSKTELEPAPADILIAGAVVCTLMKPYLNEGRILYTDNWYTSPSLCAYLGSVNTGSCGTVRRNRKHLPPLPSAREADSKIYKHANGMLLLSWMDNKEVNVLSTVHEPVQELARRRQRGTGIRLQKPQAINDYNVNMRLVDKKDQVVASAECARKTMRWYKKFFFHLLDLVLYNSNIVYKELTGKVEHREEFCTELARELIIDFKRQPIQRAPFGRIQDPTRARLNERHFIALIPPTELKPKPYRRCHVCSHTTRAPRKRSDTRYYCRHCDVGLCITPCFEDYHTKLNF, encoded by the exons ATGGCTCGCAACCCCAAAGACATTCTTGACACCACTAGCAAGATCAAAGCTGTGCTCGATGGAGATATTAGTCATAGTGAGTGTGACAAAGAAGAAATTTCATCAACAGACACTGACTCGTTAGAGTCAGAGTATCTCCCTAGTGCTGACGAGATTGAAATACTCATAGCTGAGAAAGGCGAAGATGAAGAGTTCTTCAGGGACCTTTCTCAGTCCTCTACTGCTGACGATACCGCTACAGAGGCAGGGGAGCCCTCTGGGTCGCAGAGTGCCGTGGAAGCATTCGGCAAGTTCAAGAAACGAAAACGTGCTGCCGCTCGTTCCACGTCACGCCCAAAACGTGCGAAGGCTGTGTTACCCTCGCCTGCTACCACGCCCGTACCTGTGCTGCATTCAACGCCTTTGCCCACGGGAGACACTGTGGATGCAGGCGAGGAAGCTGACGTGGATGATGTGGAGAATAAGAGTGGATACAAGGCTCCACGTTTGCCGAGGAGGCGACTCTACGCTACCCCACACAAAGACGCTGGGAGGGTCAGCAGCAGTGACGATGATGACCTCCCACCACGCATCATTTTCCCTCCTCGCCGTCGTGTGATACTTGGGGACGAGCCCCCTTCGATCTCTGGTGTGCCTCGGCAGGAGTCGAGGAGCAGGTCGCCACTCAGCCCCTCTCAGCCCCCTGCCACTCCAGCCAGCCTTTCCTCAACCACGCCTCCCCCTTCTTCGCAAGATGTGCCGCCACCCACCTCTTCTGCTGCGCCTCCTGCACCTACTACCGTTCATGACCGCGGTGGTGACGATGCAGGG CTCGTGTGCACTGCCACCAACAGATATAATGGGTATCGAAAGGGTGGCAAGGTTGACCACCCACGCTCTCTCTACAACGGCTTCGCTCCAGTTACCCCTGACGAGCTGTACGTTTTCCTGGCCATAGTCATCCTAATggggacaataaaaaaaaactccatccACAAGTACTGGTCCACAGACCCTCTCACCGCCACCCCAGGCTTCAATCGTGTCATGGGGCGCAACAGGTTCCAGGCAATCCTCGGCAACTTGCACTTCATCGACAGCCTGCTTTCCCACACCTGCAACCAGGACAAGCCGAAGGCGGATAAAGACCCCATGGAACGAATAAGACCTGTGAGCGACTACCTGAGGGAGAAGATCCAGCAAGGTTTCAATCCCCACCAGAAGTTGGTGATTGATGAGAGTCTGTGCCTGTGGAGGGGCAATATTGGCATCTGCCAATACATACCCAGCAAGCGTCACCGTTATGGGTTGAAAACTTTCGTCATGTGTGACTGCAAGTCTGGCTATGTCCAGGATGTGCTGTTGTACATGGGCAGCAAGACAGAGCTCGAGCCTGCCCCTGCCGACATCCTAATAGCTGGTGCTGTGGTGTGCACTTTGATGAAGCCGTACCTGAACGAGGGCCGCATCTTGTACACCGATAACTGGTACACGAGCCCCAGCTTGTGTGCATACCTTGGCAGCGTCAACACTGGCTCATGCGGCACCGTCAGGAGGAACAGGAAGCACCTGCCGCCCTTGCCATCCGCGAGAGAGGCAGACAGCAAAATTTACAAGCACGCTAACGGCATGCTCCTCCTGTCGTGGATGGACAACAAGGAGGTAAATGTCCTCTCCACGGTCCATGAACCTGTCCAGGAACTAGCCCGACGACGTCAGCGTGGTACTGGCATACGTCTGCAGAAACCACAAGCCATCAATGACTACAACGTCAATATGCGGCTTGTGGACAAGAAGGACCAGGTCGTTGCATCAGCTGAGTGTGCACGAAAGACCATGAGGTGGTATAAAaagtttttcttccacctcctcgacCTGGTTCTGTACAACAGCAACATCGTGTACAAGGAACTGACGGGCAAAGTAGAGCATCGTGAGGAGTTTTGTACTGAGCTGGCAAGGGAGCTCATCATTGACTTCAAAAGGCAGCCCATTCAACGAGCGCCCTTCGGCAGGATACAAGACCCAACGAGGGCCAGACTCAATGAGCGACACTTCATCGCCCTCATCCCCCCAACCGAGTTGAAGCCCAAACCCTACCGAAGGTGCCACGTCTGCAGCCACACGACACGGGCCCCAAGAAAGCGCTCTGACACCCGCTACTACTGCAGACACTGCGACGTAGGGCTGTGCATCACCCCCTGCTTCGAGGACTACCACACAAAGTTGAACTTCTAA
- the LOC126997797 gene encoding tigger transposable element-derived protein 1-like — MKDRLTLLLCANASGDCKIKPLLVYHSENPRPFKKNGVQKSKLSVMWRANKKAWTTRQFFMEWFVVSAPAVKTYLIEKNLPLKALLLMDNAPAHPPGVEEELGKGYKFIEVMFLPPNTTPLIQPMDQNVIASFKKLYTKALFERCFEVTSETELTLREFWKNHFNILHCLRLIDKAWGQVSVRSLQSAWKNLWPTCVTAKDFEGFEPSVQESAVVEDIVSLGRAIGIEVDSDDVEELVQAHSEDLTTDELRQLHQEQLQEEGIDTSLCMYKVEQDGVVLPDQVKPYAPTTLAWDNIDRLEETLTGCGTSHRANGIAVQPRVFGPDPPRPTHDVPKNKQRTISISLPVYAAGTSPLETGVGSAFPSGSQRTILMPMI; from the exons ATGAAAGACAGGCTAACCCTGCTTCTGTGCGCCAATGCTAGCGGCGACTGCAAAATTAAACCGCTGCTGGTGTACCATTCGGAAAACCCCAGGCCATTCAAGAAGAACGGTGTGCAAAAGAGCAAACTCAGTGTGATGTGGAGGGCAAACAAGAAAGCCTGGACAACCAGGCAGTTCTTCATGGAATGGTTTGTGGTGTCTGCACCTGCAGTGAAGACATACCTAATAGAGAAGAATCTACCACTCAAGGCCCTCCTGTTGATGGACAATGCCCCTGCACACCCTCCAGGCGTGGAAGAAGAATTGGGTAAGGGGTATAAATTCATCGAAGTGATgttcctcccccccaacaccacgCCACTGATCCAACCCATGGACCAGAATGTCATCGCCAGCTTTAAGAAGCTGTACACAAAAGCACTTTTTGAGAGGTGCTTTGAGGTGACTTCTGAAACAGAGCTCACTCTGAGGGAGTTTTGGAAGAATCACTTCAATATCCTCCACTGCCTAAGGCTTATAGATAAAGCCTGGGGTCAAGTTTCTGTGAGGTCCTTGCAGTCTGCCTGGAAAAATCTGTGGCCGACCTGTGTGACAGCCAAGGATTTTGAGGGATTCGAGCCTTCAGTCCAGGAGTCTGCTGTGGTGGAGGACATTGTGTCTCTGGGGAGGGCCATAGGCATTGAGGTGGAcagtgatgatgtggaggagctgGTGCAAGCACACTCTGAAGACCTCACCACTGACGAGCTGCGTCAACTTCACCAGGAACAGCTGCAGGAG GAGGGAATTGACACTTCACTGTGCATGTATAAAGTAGAACAGGATGGTGTGGTTCTTCCAGACCAGGTGAAGCCATATGCGCCCACGACTCTAGCCTGGGACAACATCGACAGGCTAGAAGAGACACTGACAGGTTGTGGAACATCTCACAGGGCCAATGGCATTGCAGTGCAACCTCGGGTGTTTGGTCCTGATCCACCTAGACCAACTCATGATGTGCCAAAGAACAAACAGAGAACCATCTCTATATCTCTGCCAGTCTATGCTGCAGGAACTAG CCCTCTTGAGACTGGTGTGGGATCAGCTTTTCCCAGTGGCTCACAGAGAACCATCCTGATGCCCATGATCTAG